In Labrus mixtus chromosome 22, fLabMix1.1, whole genome shotgun sequence, the genomic window CATGACGTATTCACAAACTTACAGGAAAAATGTGCAACTTCCTTTGGTGATATTAAATACGCCATCCGAGGAAAAATGTGCTGTTGTTGGCCATTAAAGATCTGGTCTGTGCTTTGGGATTAACCTTCATGTTTTTGCCAAGAACAGATAAGTATTTTGTTTCAACCCAATGATGTGATTAAACTTAATTCCTAATAGCTGACTCAAAGCAGAGCTGACGTTACTTGAGTGAACTTTGCAGAAAATAAGTCTTGTTCCAGTCAGTCAGCTGGCAGGACTGGCcacaattttgtgttttttagtcaGGTCACTGGAGATGACGCAAAAGAAATGAATCCAACAGGTCTAGAGGCTCTGATTGATGAATTGCATTACTTCCAAGAGAAACCACATAAGTATTGAAATATGGTTAAACCTTCAATCGTAAGTGCTGTAGTCATcggttttaactgttttttttcctcccttttgTTATTGCTGAAATGACTGTACATGTAGAAATGGTACAAAATAAATGGTTACACAATTAGAAGGGAACtaactgaaaagaaaagaagctaaAGCGAGAGGTTCAGTTGacaaaacaatgacaataaCATTAATTTTTGGGTCATGTAGAGCAAGTGGGGGGGGGTGGAGATATGGAGATACTTGAAAAAGATTGTAACACAAATTTTAGCTATAACtgcacaaaagagaaaaaagaggatggGGAGAAATTAGATCAAATTAGATTAGAAGTGAATAAAAAATTAAGCAGTAACATGTATTGGGGACTAGCTAATGCTAGCTCATGCAAAAAAGTAAGCTATTAAAAGAAGAcaattaagcaaaaaaaaaaacctgttaaacCTGGCAAATAGCATAGAATGCTAATGTCAGCATGCTAGTGGCAATGCTAAAATGCTGATGTCTTGCAAGTCCTTATTACCAGGTTCACTTTCTTAGTTTAGCCTGTTGGCATGCTTACTTTGCTAATAAGCAGTAGACACAAAGAGTAAAGGCAGATGGGAATGTTATTTGGTCATGAAGCTAATCATCACGCAAATGTAAGAAGTTATTTATCACTGAGGTTACTAGAAATCATGTAATAGAAGCAATTCAATTTATGACAATAAATCCAATAATTGccattatttcacaaaaaaaaaaaaaaaatcagcctgatTGTGGTGGCACTAAAGTTAGGTGCAGATTAAATGACTCCAAAGGTTGAATCATATACTTGCATAAGGTATAACTCTTGCTTTTCAAAACATCACCATGGATTTGTGAACTGTCATCTTTTTCCCAGAGATGTCTTgtattcagtttttatttaaatatggaccaaatgaatctgaaataaaacaataaaacaaaggcCATGGATCACCAAGATCATGAGGATTATTACTCAGACAATCATGCATTTGTGAAGCCATCCAGCTGTTGTCGAGATGTGTCATTtaatgaggtaaaaaaaaaaaaagattttgtatGAAATGAGACTTCAGAGTTGACAGTAATGAGCAGTGTTTTGTCAAagattgaaatgtgtttaattacCTTCAAGTGAATCCACACGAGACATCACTGTTGTAAAATATATTGTTACAaaatatctctctctatatatatataaatacattttttagtttGCAAGTTCCCGATAAAACTTGGACGCTCAATAACTCAACTGTCTGTGATATTTGATCCTTTGCAGGTCTTACGTCTATTTTACAATCACACTCATCGCTTAGTCATAAGAAGTGAACCCAAACTGTATGAGAGGTATTAAGAATCCAATAAAGGGCGGCAGCAATCACCTCAGGGTGTCGGGTCAGGACACTATTTTTGATGCAAAGGTGTGTGAGTAAGGAAGAAAGATGGAGAATCCAGTATGTTCAAGCCATTTATATAGAATCCAGGTGAACAGTACAACAAGGCATGAGTTTGAGGCCTTTCCTTTTCTTGAAATAATTgaacctatgtgtgtgtgtgtgtgtgtgtggttctataatacaaaaaaaataaaagaaagacaattaGGAATGTGACTTATACATAGAACATTCCAGAATACAGACTGTTGAAAACACTTAGCAATCAATGCACTTTTGCACCTTAAAACAAGCTATACTACTGTTGTCAATTAGCTAGAAATTAGCGTGTATTTAGAGtgaaactgtggcttttccaAAGAAAGAATCGAACTGAATTGGCCCTGGTTCTTACTGGAAATGACCAAAGCTGGCATTCCAATAAGTTTTCCTCCCCCttcctttgtgtgtctctctgtagcCTGTGGTCTAGGCTACTACAGAGACAAAGAATCTTTGCATCCCTTTGTTCCTCTAACATAAAGGAGCTATGATAGCAGATCGCTTGACATAAAGTCTAGAGGCTCGTTTTGGCAAACCAGATTATCACTCTCTCAAGAATACTTCTGGCATGAATTAACTAAAGTTCCAGGAATTTTGTGCCTATGATTTACCAAAAACATAACTGAGTCTCAGTTGGAGcttagattaaaaataaaagggagATTATGAACAAAAGAGCACTGACAAGAGAGGTACGTTTGTGAAAAATACACAGAAGCATCCGTTTACTGGAATAGCTCATGGCACAAGCTCAAGTAAAACATAGACAATGAGTATTCAGGACACCAACATAAAAATATGCAAGTTATACTAAGGGATTGACGTTCTGTACCTAGTTTACAACATGTTAGGTACACTACAAGAATTCAGGTTAAGTACCTAGTTTACAACATGTTAGGTACACTACAAGAATTCAGGTTAGGTATCTAGTTTACAACATGTTAGGTGTACTACAAGAATTCAGGTTAAGTACCTAGTTTACAACATGTTAGGTGTACTACAAGAATTCAGGTTAGGTATCTAGTTTACAACATGTTAGGTACACTACAAGAATTCAGGTTAGGTATCTAGTTTACAACACGTTAGGTACACTACAAGAATTCAGGTTAGGTAACATACCTAACTAATAAACTAGACTACAAGTATCCAGGATATTTACTTAGAACAAAAGCTGTTTGCTAGACTatgactgttgttgttgagcttgttttttttaaagctagatAGAATTATTTAGCATAGGAATGTGTGTATGCTAGACTCTAAGTTGTGGCCAAGTGGACTCAGCTCAGTGGAGCTCATGCTACTAggcacaaaaaaggaaaaagagcaTGGACTTTTGTTCTAAAAGAGTAGACCAAAGAACAGTTCACTCGAAGATATTAGCTACTCTGACTTAACTGAGCTAACGGGTATAGTAGGCTACACCTTTGTGAGAGAGGTTTACAGTATAGAGCAGATGAATTAGTCAGCATATGACTAGGCTGCCATTGAGTCACTGGTAGCATTTACAGCAATTCGACTCTCATTGGCAGAAACAACTaattaaagacagagagaaacattccTGCTGTATGCATCACTTTCCTAACGTCAATACTTAACCTACACATGCAAGAGAAAACACTTCCAGAAAccatcacattttgttttaactcCTTGTCTCTGGCTTTGACGAATGAATCAAAAACAGGAAGGAAAACGTCACAAGTACAACGCTGGAAAAATTGTTTCCATAGTTCTTCATTCATGTCTCAGCAATAAGAAGACACGTAAAGTAAAATCCACAAACCCTGATAAAAACAATAGCATCAAATGTGATGACTCACTTCCTCTATTCTAAATTACATATGGTATACCAGTTTCTCATGTATTTCACCTGAAAAACATGGCTTTACaaattcaaatgtaaatgttcttttCTCCTCTACCTTATCGTCAGAGTCTTTATTGATTTGTAATTGGAGCACATGGGTATTAGTAGGTATGCACTGCATGATGCCATTCTGAGTAAAAATCTACCTACACATTTTCCTGTACTTAAAAATTAGGATGCATTGTTAACATCAAACACAGGCTTAAACCAGCAAATATCCATTCATCAAGTGAAATCCTCTTACAGGAAAAACAAGCAACAAAAGCAACTGAGTCATAATCATGTGATAAGTTTGATAAATTACGTGTGAATTTTTGTTCATATTTGGAGCTTGTTGATAGAAAGGTTAGGCTAAGAtttggaggggggaggaggagagagacgcaGAATGGACCCCAGCAGGACCAGGACTATTTAAACTGTGGAAAACCTACAGAGAGGCGTGTGTCATCTCTCTGTCATTCAGTGATTCAGGAGCAGCGGcaattctaaaaaaaagaggtaaGAAACTAATATTTACAATGAAGTAGACCATTATAATAGAGACATGTATAAGATGCTACATTTGTTTCAAACTTgacatattttaagaaaaacagaatttaaaaaaaaatcattaatctgtaaagaaatgtcaaagaaatacttttatttaactGTCTGTGATTTTGACAACTTTTGAAATGtcatttacttttttctctcttaggATGCATATTGTTTGGGCCCTACTTCTTCTCACTCTTGAAAGTGCTCCTGGGTGCTCATGTCTTCCCACAAATGGAAATTCAATTCGAAATACAGTGGACAGCTTAATATACATAGCTCAGACAACCCTGGTGCACATTAAAGAACTACGGACAAATGTATGACTATGGCATagtgtgttttaaagaaaatgtaatagtGTAGTATAAAGAAATATATCATTATTTAGTTTCAGACACAAACTGATACATACTCACTCCTTCTTGTCCTTAGTTGCCGGTGGCTACACATATAGAAGTCCGCACTCCTTCCATTGACGGACTAACAAGCATCAGCCGTGACCTCGGTCTTTTGACCGTTGAGCTGCAGGACCTCTTCACAGAGCTGCTCAGTCAGATTCAGGCCGATGTCTCCAGTTTGGAGGGACTGGTGAGGTACTTCGCTCAGACGATGGGCTGTCCCATCCAGGCCAGACCTCGAGGAACAGCCACGAACCATTTGTTCCCGGACAGTCAAATATCCATGACTCTGATGAAGTTGCAGTGCTACCTGGACACGTTACTTCTCCACAAGGACAAACTCAAGGTCTGCTGAAAAATCCACACCTAATGCACAGAGACACCAAATCTTAGTATAAATATCAAGAAACAtgtaaaggctttttttttgttgcatgaaatgaaatgaaagttatatatagttttgttttgataaataTTTTTGCAGAGGTCTGAAAAGTATTTCAAGTGTAGCAGTAATTAATTATGTGGGTTGACTTACAGTATATCTCAGATTTTGgcacttttctttcttaaagTATGGTTTGAAATATtacaaatgatgatgatgttgtaaAATCAGTATTCTGGCATCTGGAAAAGTATTTAATCGATGTGTAATAATGGTGCAAAAGTGTCGGGAGTCTTTCTGTTGAGCAGAAACATTAAGCTGATAGAAAAAATGATGTGGACCATTTAAGCTAAAAACccgaaatgttttattaaactgCATTAAAGATTTGAATGAATATTTATTGCATGTGaaatttttctttttgaaaaaaactttAACATTCTTACATTCAAGGCCTCTTTGCAAAATGATCTGAACATTAGTCtattagacaaaaacaaatctcatgTATCAAAGTTGAATCAACCTTTAATATTACAAACCTTGAGGAAAATAAACTAGTTCAttcaaaaatacatgtttaaaggACAATCTTCTCAATCAGTAATTATACATTTAAGAATGTTGAATAATACAGAATCATTTCACTTTATTGCGGTCTTTAACTTCACTcaagtaaacacattttgaactttGACAGACTCAAAATAAAGTTTTGCTTTTCAGAGATAAAACAAGATTCGCAAAAACAGAAACTGGAAAAGTCCAACTTTAAAGTGTCATGGCAGTGTGGTGCCGTAAATAAACTCAATAGAATAATAACAACCGAGATGTTGTTGAAATTCATAAACTTAGCTAGTCACTGAACATGTATTTAACATATCTAtggtcattttatttgtttgcaatTAAATGTTGGCATTATTAAACTTCAGCTTTAATAAAGTTTACAAACTCCCAACTCCGCCGCAACTTCAATATCTGTTTTAACCGTAGAGCAAATTAACGCAGcgtaaaaaaaatcactccgCCAATGTTAAccaaaaataattgaatttttCAAGCGGTGTTAGCTAGTTCCCTTTCTAAATTTAGAAACtaaattttaatatttttgtttatcTCAATAAAACTAAATACATTAAGTTGACCATTacactatgaaaaaaaaactaaaaaaaaacttcttatgTAGGTTAAAATAGCCTGAAAGTGCTTCCtcacagaaaacaataaattgttcttaaagatAGGGAGTCGTAGCCTTATTAACCAGCTGAAGCTAAATATACGGTatttgttcatatttaaaataacattttcattaaccCAAGGGCTTGGAGAAACCTCTCGCTGTGGGTTTTATAgccttttctcttttaataCATCTTTACCCCATCGTTTATCACACgtcttaaataaaatgttatttctgtACACAAAGGTCTATTGTCCTTTTAAAGGCAATCAGGTTTTGCAATGCAcgtttaatttaacaaaatacaTACAGCGGAAAGCAGTACATCAGAGGGTGAAAGTTACAGGTTGGAtccagaggactgtgtgaggtGAAACTAATTATTTAGCCAGCAGGTGGCGCCATTCTTCAGGCTGCTAAAAGACACGTCTCTAAACCGTCAGCTTACAACATGAATGCGTCAAAGCCAATCGAGTGCTGCCTCGTTTTGCCACCACAAAAGTAAACGTATTGAGTGCAGGATTTAGCATTTACCTGTCCTGACCCCGTCACTcacctctgtttctgtgtccgGCATGTTTACTTCATGCTTTAGTAAGCAACAGCCATTAGGTGCCCCATATTATGCCTGATTAAAACACTGCCCGCCCCCCCCACTCCCACAACATGTTCACCCTCAGCGAGAAACAAACCCCACTGCTCAAATATGAAAACATCACCTATGATTTCAATCATTTTGTGATTTTCATCTTAAGAAAACAGAGCGAAAAAAAATATTGGAACAATGTCATAAATAGCAAGTTTTATTCTGCATATTTTTAACTAACTAGTGCAAATCAGTTCATTAGGAAACAATCCCTGTGCAAACAAGCATCACAGAATAGGACCCAAACAGTAattgaataaatacatgatgTAAGTTTAACTGTTATATTGGTTAacatcagacaaacaaacaaataagagTGCCTAAGAGAGATCATCGTGGTTAAATCACGTGGTTATTCATTCCAAAGTTGCAAGTTCAAAGAGCATTAAAGCATCTTACAGTTTAAATATTCAGTCCAGGTAGGATTTTCTACCCCGACGCTTACATTTTTGCTTTGAGGGAGGAAGCGTGCAGTGACTTCAAATATTTCTGCAGAGTAGAGATGTAGTCTTCAGGGTGGCATCGCATGTGGGCCGCGTGTATCGACTCCTTCCACTTGCGGCTTTCCACGGTCACGCCCCTCTTCCTCCAGAGGTCGATACAGTTTTCCATGGCGAGCGGGTTGCACAGGGCGTCGTTCtcgctgaagaagaagagagctgGGGCGGTGATTGGGCTGTTGCGGAAAACCTGGATGCTGCTGTTATAGAAGTCTGCTGTGTGGCTTTTGAAGAGCCAAAAGTAGAACATGGCCGCATTTCTGACGAGGCTCTCTAAACGTGGGACCAGAGTTTTTCCAAGACCTGAATGATAATAAGAGACAACATCATTATTTCACAGTTAAGAATTTCCCATTCTACCCAAACTTCATCCATTGTTTTTGCAAATCCTACttctattcttttcttttaatttatggGTCAGTCATGCTCATAAAATCTTGATATTGCTTAGAATGAAAACATCAAGTATTGAgtctatttatttgtttgactttaatttggcctgtatttgttttcacatcttttttttttttttaagatttatttttggacattttgtgcctttaatggagagacaggacagtagatagagatGGGAATGACAtaagggaaaggagccacaggtgggattcgaacctgggccgccccgctttgaggaccacagcctccatacatggggcgcgcactcatcactgtgccaccagcgcccctgttttcactttttttacgTGTTAATTACTTATCAGAGAAAAGCAggaatgcaaaaataaaacaagaaatagaTCATAAAATGTAGCCAACTCAAaggagtgtgtttttaaaaagcacacaagTATATACACAACAGAATAGACCAACAATTATTTTACAGCAAGTTAATTAACCCTGTACACAAACTAAGTCCTCATTGTGGTCAGATTTGCTTCAGTAAAAGAACGCAGAATTCACTTTTAGTTGTAATTGTGGCCATAAATAACTGACAACTATAACTGGGTAACTAGTGACTTTGGAGTTATTTG contains:
- the LOC132956701 gene encoding leptin-B-like, with protein sequence MSFTFFSLRMHIVWALLLLTLESAPGCSCLPTNGNSIRNTVDSLIYIAQTTLVHIKELRTNLPVATHIEVRTPSIDGLTSISRDLGLLTVELQDLFTELLSQIQADVSSLEGLVRYFAQTMGCPIQARPRGTATNHLFPDSQISMTLMKLQCYLDTLLLHKDKLKVC